Sequence from the Corallococcus soli genome:
GGCCGTGGACGCAGGAGCGCCCCGCATTCGGTTGATGCCCCGGCAGCGGCAGGCCCTCCAGCAGGTTGCGGAGCATGTGCCAGGGCGCGAGCGGCTGCGTGCCCTGGTCGTGCTGCTGAGTGCCGAGGGGCACAGTGCCTCCCACATCGCGTTGACCCTGGGACTGGCGGAGCGGACGGTGCATCAATGCCGTCGCCGCTGGCGTCAAGGTGGGTTGGCAAGCCTGACGGATGCACCTCGTTCCGGTAGGCCCGCTCGGGCGGATGCTGCCTATGAGCGGCTGCTGGAGAAGACGGTGCAGCGCGACCCGCGCCGCCTGGGCTATGCCTTCGCCCGATGGACGGCTCCACATCTGGCGGAGTACCTGCGGCAGCACACAGGCACCGCCCTCAGCCCGCGCTGGGTTCGAGGACTGCTCAAAGCCCGAGGCTTTGTCTGGCGCCAGGCGAAGCGGACCACCCGTTACCTCCAGTAGGAGGCGGGGAAAAAGGCGGCGCAGCGAAAGCTGGCGCGTTTGCAGCGGCGAGCCAGGAGCCCAGGGGCTGACTTTGAATTGTGGTACGGCGACGCAGTCCACTTTGAACTGCTTCCGGTGGCGCGCCACATGTGGCGCATGCGAGGGCAGCGCCTGCTCATCGCCACACCCGGCAGCAACGTGCGCATCGCGGTGTGCGGAGCCTACCGGTGGCCCGCAGGCCCCTTCCTCTTCGCTCAGCGAGACAAGAGCGTCGTCACGCTCTTCCTGGAATTGCTGAAGCAATTGCGGCAGCGGGCTCGCCGGACCCGGCGACGTCTCGTGCTGGTGCTGGACAACGGCTCGGTCTTCACCTCCCGAGCGGCACTGCGCGCCATCCAGGAAGCCCGCGACTGGCTAACGGTCCGCTGGCTGCCGAAGTACTCCTCCGAGCAGCTCAATCCCATCGAGAACGTCTGGGGGCATCTCAAAGACGACTACTTCAGCCGGATGCTCACGCCGGTCCACGCCGACTTCCAGCGAACCCGCGAGGACTTCCGCTCGGCCGTCGGCTCCTTCCTGCGCAGCCTCCAGCGCTCAGGCGCCTTGCGTCGGGTGCTTCGTCCTCTCAGGGCGAAGCACCCCTGAACAAACTTTCTTCCGGTGGCTTAGCGCCGCGGCTCCTCCTCCATGAGGAAGTCGCCAATGGTCTTCCACAGGGCCTCGAACTGGGGCCGGCGGAAGCCCGAGCCGGAGATGAGCCAGTCCACGTGCGGGGGCTGGTGCGCCGGCTGGTCGAAGTGGCCAATGGCGTCCAGGTGGTCCGCGCGCACCGCCGTCAGCACGCGCCCGTACACCTGGGAGCGCGTGGGCACGATGCCGTCACACGCGGTGGGGCCGGGCATCGCGCCGTAGGCCTGCACCAGCGCCGCCGTCTGCGCGGGCGTGTGCAGGGGCAGCTGCGTGAGCGGCATGCGCTGTGTCTGGCCGTACACGAACGCGTAGATGGTGTGCGTGAGCTGCGCGTACGGGTCCATGCCCGCGGCCAGGCGCGTGCGCAGCGAGGGCGGCCGGGACTGCGTCACCACGGAGCCGTAGCGCACGCCGGGCCTGTCGTGGGTGCCGCCGTTGAACAGGTCGATGCCTTCGGGCGTGAGCTGCGGGATGAGCGACGTGTCGCGCCCCACGTCCCACAGGAACTTCGCCACCGCGTCGCGCCGCTCGGTGGAGAAGTCCCCCAGGAGCTGGTCGAAGATCTGATCCAGCAGCGTGGCCTTCCACCCCAACTGGTTGTCCGCGCGCGCCATCAGGTGCCCGAAGCGGAACACCACGCTCAGCGGCAGCCGGCCGAACCTCAGCACGTACATGGTGAACAGCGACAACAGCTTCAGGAGCTGCTGGCCGAACAGCCCCAGGAAGAAGGTGGCCAGGGGCGTGCCCGCGTGCGGCGCGGAGACGGTCACCACCGTGCGCACCCGGCGCGCGAAGGGCTCCAGCTCCAGCGCCTCCGACACCTGCGCGCCCGGGCTGACGAACAGCCGGGCGTCCAGCCCGCCGGTGGAGTGGCCCACCAGGTGGATGGGGCCGTTGTCGCCGGAGGCCGTCTCGTTCACGGCCTTGAGCAGATCCGCGGTGCGCTGGCGGATGGAGGCGGTGGGGTGGGAGACGACCGTCACCACCTCCGCGTCCACGCCCCGGCGCTCCAGGTCCCTCCTCAGGAACTCGTACGCGTGGCCGAAGTAGAGGAGCTCGCCCAGGTTGGTGAAGCCGAAGAACCCGGGGACGAGGTAGACGTGGTGCTTCTCGGACATTGGGCCCGAGCATACCCCGGCGCCCCGCACCCCGGCTCGGAATACACGGTCGCCTGCCGGGTTGACGCACGCCCGTCCGCATTGACAGAACCGGACGTCCTTTCTCCCTACCCAAGGAAGCCTGCCCATGCACCGCGGACTCTTCGCGCTCGGCCTGCTGTTGTCCCTCCCCGCCTCCGCGGAGGAGGGCATGTGGACCTACGATGCCTTCCCTGCCGCCCAGGTGAAGAAGGCCTACGGCTTTGAGCCCACCCAGGCCTGGCTGGACAAGGTGCGCCTGGGGTCGGTGCGGCTGGCGGGAGGTTGCTCCGCGAGCTTCGTGTCGCCGGACGGCCTGGTGATGACGAACCACCACTGCATTCGCGGCTGCATCGAGGACCTGACGACCGCGAAGGACGACCTGCTCGCGAAGGGCTTCCAGGCGAAGTCCGCGAAGGAGGAGCGGCGCTGTCCCAAGGTGGAGGCCAACCAACTGGT
This genomic interval carries:
- a CDS encoding transposase, producing the protein MWYGDAVHFELLPVARHMWRMRGQRLLIATPGSNVRIAVCGAYRWPAGPFLFAQRDKSVVTLFLELLKQLRQRARRTRRRLVLVLDNGSVFTSRAALRAIQEARDWLTVRWLPKYSSEQLNPIENVWGHLKDDYFSRMLTPVHADFQRTREDFRSAVGSFLRSLQRSGALRRVLRPLRAKHP
- a CDS encoding esterase/lipase family protein, giving the protein MSEKHHVYLVPGFFGFTNLGELLYFGHAYEFLRRDLERRGVDAEVVTVVSHPTASIRQRTADLLKAVNETASGDNGPIHLVGHSTGGLDARLFVSPGAQVSEALELEPFARRVRTVVTVSAPHAGTPLATFFLGLFGQQLLKLLSLFTMYVLRFGRLPLSVVFRFGHLMARADNQLGWKATLLDQIFDQLLGDFSTERRDAVAKFLWDVGRDTSLIPQLTPEGIDLFNGGTHDRPGVRYGSVVTQSRPPSLRTRLAAGMDPYAQLTHTIYAFVYGQTQRMPLTQLPLHTPAQTAALVQAYGAMPGPTACDGIVPTRSQVYGRVLTAVRADHLDAIGHFDQPAHQPPHVDWLISGSGFRRPQFEALWKTIGDFLMEEEPRR
- a CDS encoding helix-turn-helix domain-containing protein; this translates as MPRQRQALQQVAEHVPGRERLRALVVLLSAEGHSASHIALTLGLAERTVHQCRRRWRQGGLASLTDAPRSGRPARADAAYERLLEKTVQRDPRRLGYAFARWTAPHLAEYLRQHTGTALSPRWVRGLLKARGFVWRQAKRTTRYLQ